Part of the Candidatus Limnocylindrales bacterium genome, TGCTGGCCGCTTACAGTAGAGAGGAGGAAATTATGTGGACTCAGTCGGATTTAATACCATCTGATCACTCCATGGATGGGAGTAATAAAAGAGTCTCAAAATCTCAAGGTCAAAGCTTTTTTCATCAAAAGGGTCCCTATGACAGGGATGAGTTCCTTGTAAAATCGAAGGGAAGAAAAAAGAAAAACCTTTTATCCCCTTATCTTCTCTATATTCCGGGGCTACTCCTTTACATTATGACCTGGTCTACCTGTGGTCTGGCTCAGGAGTCTAAGGAACGGGAGATCTCGCTATCTCCTACCTCACCCGGTCGAGAGACCCCCTTAGATCTTGCAGGACTTCCTAAAGAACCTGTGGGTATAAAGATCAATGGTTTCATCGTGGGATCCTTGAGTTATAATTCCCGTATTCAGATAGTTCCGGAATTTGCCGGTAGTGCTCCGGCTCTGGCCAATCCTGGAGCGACTAATTTTAGTTTCGACAAATTCGGCCTGGCCCTTTCCAGGACTTTTGCTTCCTGGCTTTCAGCCAGTGGAGCTATCGAGGTAGAAAGTCACAGGAACCGACATGCCCATGGCTTCAACCCGGAGTTCGGCTGTCCGGAAGGTGGAACCAGTCCTTGTATTGAGAGATTCGGATCCGAGGAGCCCGAAATTGAAGTTGGGCTGGATAAATTTAATATTACCGGTATAGTCCCGGTTGGGAATGGGCTTTCCCTCTCCTTGGGAAGATTTGACGTTCCGTTCGGTATCGAACGGCATGATGAACCCCTGTTGCTCACGGCTACCAACTCCGAGGTCTTCCGTTTCGGTCGCCCGCAAAAAGTAACGGGATTCTGGACGGCTTACCAAGTAAATCCTAAAGTAAACTTCGATGTCTTCCTCGTGAACCGCTGGGAGTCTGAGA contains:
- a CDS encoding outer membrane beta-barrel protein encodes the protein MWTQSDLIPSDHSMDGSNKRVSKSQGQSFFHQKGPYDRDEFLVKSKGRKKKNLLSPYLLYIPGLLLYIMTWSTCGLAQESKEREISLSPTSPGRETPLDLAGLPKEPVGIKINGFIVGSLSYNSRIQIVPEFAGSAPALANPGATNFSFDKFGLALSRTFASWLSASGAIEVESHRNRHAHGFNPEFGCPEGGTSPCIERFGSEEPEIEVGLDKFNITGIVPVGNGLSLSLGRFDVPFGIERHDEPLLLTATNSEVFRFGRPQKVTGFWTAYQVNPKVNFDVFLVNRWESETTEDDFNDNNKGKTVGGRIGFTPLPTTGLLNFGIGGIYGPEQENNDSSKRWVIDLDATWNPISKFLLTGEFVFGSESDFEARQVGQPIFQAPIQGDVSWFGFYLLGHYDARPWLGFSLRYGYFDDQDGARTGIQQKLQSLTFAPVIHLSRLIPDLRPTGATFARTRHPIDWVDLKFEYRYNHSNRPAFSDEEPGVDILEADKTSHQFQFQAVVNF